In the genome of Toxoplasma gondii ME49 unplaced genomic scaffold asmbl.151, whole genome shotgun sequence, the window TGGCCTCTGTCACACTCTCCTACAATTTTCATTCAGCAAGTTCTGTTTCATTCATTTCGACAGAAGACGTTACCTCTTTTCAAACTTTTGAGTTTGGATTAGATGATAAATTTGTTAATAAACTAATATATTTAGAAAAGCATTTACTTGAAGAAATATCTCCTTTGCGCATTTGTCAAATAGCAGCGACATTATTCTTTAGAAGCAACCGTCAATAAATTTGAATGTTTTTCAGAATTGGCAACAAACTATTCTCATTAACATGCATTTCATCTATTtattcttctttgtcttccaaTTGAGCAATATTCGAAACACAGTAAGTCCACATAAAGTTaaaaaaaaaaaacaacatAACACTACAATACCATCGGCATTTAAATTTTTCACAGTGATTTTTCATTGATAATTTCATATCATTTAAGGTAGCGCAAACGGAACAAACAGAACCGTTGGATTTATCAATATCAAAAgtgaaagaggaaggaaataAATCGCAAGGCTTATCAGTGAAAAGAGTGAGTGATGAACGAATTAAACCGCGACGACTTGTTCCAATCGAAACACTGATGGAAGTAATTGAaccagaaaaagaaagcacaggaaagaaacggcGTTGTGATATATGTCAAAAGGAAATAACACATATGAAAAAACATGTGATGACTCATACCGGTGAAAAGCCGTATAGTTGTCCAGTATGCAAGAGAAATTTCACTCAATCCTGCCATATAAAAAATCATATGATGACTCATACTGGTGAAAAGCCGTATAGTTGTTCGATATGCAAAAAGAATTTTATTCAGTCCAGCAGTATGAAAGCACATATGGTGGTTCATACCGGTGAGAAGCCGTACAGTTGTTCCATATGCAAAAAGAATTTCGCTGATCTCTGTAATATGAAAAGGCATAAGAAGACTCATACCGGTGAAAAGCCGTATAGTTGTTCAGTATGCAAGAGAAATTTCACTCAATCCTGCCATATAAAAAATCATATGATGACTCATACTGGTGAAAAACCTCATAGTTGTCCACTATGCAAGAGAAATTTCACTCAGTTCGGGGATATGAAAAAACATGTGATGATTCATACTGGTGAAAAGCCGTACAGTTGTTCGATATGCAAAAAGA includes:
- a CDS encoding zinc finger, c2h2 type family protein (encoded by transcript TGME49_303050), which codes for MEVIEPEKESTGKKRRCDICQKEITHMKKHVMTHTGEKPYSCPVCKRNFTQSCHIKNHMMTHTGEKPYSCSICKKNFIQSSSMKAHMVVHTGEKPYSCSICKKNFADLCNMKRHKKTHTGEKPYSCSVCKRNFTQSCHIKNHMMTHTGEKPHSCPLCKRNFTQFGDMKKHVMIHTGEKPYSCSICKKNFIQSSSMKSHMMIHTSEKPHSCSICKRNFGDLRNMKRHMTNHAGEKPYSCSICKKNFTRSDSMKSHMMIHTGESRIVV